In one window of Gossypium hirsutum isolate 1008001.06 chromosome A01, Gossypium_hirsutum_v2.1, whole genome shotgun sequence DNA:
- the LOC121204943 gene encoding uncharacterized protein: MSSGAVSASKAWIVAATIGAVEALKDQGICRWNYTIRSLHQHAKNNIRSSSFFSSSSSSSSSAAAAVSNKLREEKMRKAEQTMKKVMDLNCWGPNTVRF; this comes from the coding sequence ATGAGCAGTGGAGCAGTTTCAGCAAGCAAAGCCTGGATTGTGGCAGCCACAATCGGAGCAGTTGAGGCATTGAAAGACCAAGGCATTTGCAGGTGGAATTACACCATTAGGTCACTGCATCAACATGCCAAGAACAATATCagatcttcttctttcttttcttcttcttcttcttcatcttcttctgctgctgctgctgtttcAAATAAGTTGAGGGAGGAAAAGATGAGGAAAGCTGAGCAGACTATGAAGAAAGTTATGGATTTGAACTGTTGGGGTCCTAATACTGTTAGATTTTAA